In the Pseudoalteromonas ulvae UL12 genome, one interval contains:
- a CDS encoding transglycosylase SLT domain-containing protein — protein sequence MKTKILIISCASLLSACATAPPENPHDICDIFTEKRDWYYAAKDSQEKWGAPKHVLMSMMFQESSFKHDAQPPMEYFLGFIPIGRASSAYGYSQAKTPTWQDYVRESGNSGADRDDFDDAVDFMGWFVYKTHKVNGISKWDAYAQYLNYHEGWGGYKRGSYKSKKWLMNTSHKVKRRASQYSAQLKKCEAELEKGWFMRLFT from the coding sequence ATGAAGACAAAAATTTTAATTATTTCGTGTGCGAGTTTATTAAGTGCTTGTGCGACAGCACCGCCAGAAAACCCCCATGATATTTGTGATATTTTTACCGAAAAAAGAGATTGGTACTATGCCGCAAAAGATTCACAAGAAAAGTGGGGAGCCCCTAAGCATGTGTTAATGAGCATGATGTTTCAAGAAAGCTCGTTTAAACATGATGCACAGCCACCAATGGAGTATTTCCTTGGTTTTATTCCGATAGGTCGAGCGAGTTCTGCCTATGGCTACTCGCAAGCCAAGACGCCAACATGGCAAGATTATGTTCGCGAATCTGGTAACAGTGGGGCTGATCGTGATGATTTTGATGATGCTGTCGATTTTATGGGGTGGTTTGTTTATAAAACCCATAAAGTGAATGGGATATCAAAGTGGGATGCTTATGCGCAATACCTCAATTACCATGAAGGGTGGGGCGGGTATAAAAGAGGCTCTTATAAATCCAAGAAATGGTTGATGAATACCTCGCATAAAGTAAAACGTCGGGCAAGTCAGTATTCAGCGCAATTAAAAAAGTGTGAAGCCGAATTAGAAAAAGGATGGTTTATGAGGTTATTTACTTAA
- the gshA gene encoding glutamate--cysteine ligase: protein MTNQQFKSTLQALSLPANRSAIVGIKRGIERETLRITEQGRLSAKQHAAALGSPLTHPSITTDFSEALLEFITPAQSDAELTIKQLEDIHKFTLAHIGDEILWPISMPCFIKHQDEIALAQYGTSNTAQMKTLYREGLKNRYGSMMQAIAGVHFNISLPESFWQTLQMIRQNTQPKQTFISDAYLGVIRNFKRNLWLISYLFGASPALCSSFLQGRETKLPFESFGKGSLYLPYGTALRLGDLGYTNSAQSALNVTYNNLDQYISGLKSAITTESDLYRNIGTYPDGRLKQLNHNILQIENEFYSPIRPKRNTAPGEKPTEALARGGIEYIEVRALDVNPFSPVGISLEQVYFLDVFITYCALMPSPDMSAQQQQETQENLSAVVNAGRDPKLCLAQDGESISLQQWGQTLFTDLLAVARYLDDAHNETHYVAVIESLQKAIADPEQTYSGQYMQQVLNSGLDNGHFAFELAKRYKAYFSESDYSVYSEAEFEQMAQESDQQRLQIEQSDTLDFNAFLADYFKA from the coding sequence TTGACGAATCAGCAATTTAAATCAACATTGCAGGCGCTTAGTTTGCCTGCTAATCGTTCGGCCATTGTTGGCATAAAGCGTGGTATTGAGCGAGAAACTCTCAGAATCACCGAACAAGGACGTCTATCAGCAAAGCAACACGCAGCTGCATTAGGCAGTCCATTAACTCATCCTTCAATTACCACTGATTTCTCTGAAGCATTACTCGAGTTTATTACTCCTGCGCAATCTGATGCAGAGCTTACAATTAAACAGTTAGAAGACATCCATAAGTTCACTTTAGCCCACATTGGCGATGAAATTTTATGGCCGATCAGTATGCCTTGTTTTATTAAACATCAAGATGAGATTGCCTTAGCGCAGTACGGCACTTCTAACACTGCACAAATGAAAACACTTTACCGTGAAGGGCTAAAAAACCGTTACGGTAGTATGATGCAAGCGATTGCTGGAGTGCATTTTAATATTTCATTACCAGAATCATTTTGGCAAACTTTACAAATGATTCGTCAAAATACACAGCCTAAACAAACATTTATTTCAGATGCATATTTAGGTGTGATCAGAAACTTTAAGCGAAACTTGTGGTTAATTAGTTACCTTTTTGGCGCATCGCCAGCTTTATGTAGCTCGTTTCTACAAGGGCGAGAGACAAAACTACCATTCGAATCTTTTGGTAAAGGCAGTCTGTATTTACCTTATGGTACAGCTTTGCGTTTAGGTGATTTGGGTTATACGAACAGCGCTCAATCGGCGTTAAATGTTACTTACAATAACTTAGATCAGTATATCAGCGGCCTTAAGAGCGCAATTACGACGGAATCCGATCTGTACCGTAACATTGGTACTTATCCTGATGGACGGTTAAAACAGCTTAATCATAATATTTTACAAATTGAAAACGAATTTTACTCACCCATTCGACCAAAAAGAAATACCGCACCAGGTGAAAAACCCACGGAAGCATTAGCACGCGGTGGTATTGAGTATATAGAAGTACGTGCATTGGATGTAAACCCATTTTCACCGGTTGGGATCAGCTTAGAGCAAGTGTATTTTCTTGATGTCTTTATCACATATTGTGCGTTGATGCCTTCTCCTGATATGTCAGCACAACAGCAGCAAGAAACGCAAGAAAATTTAAGTGCGGTCGTCAATGCTGGGCGTGATCCTAAACTTTGTTTAGCCCAAGATGGAGAGTCAATTTCGCTACAACAATGGGGGCAAACATTGTTTACCGATTTGCTCGCAGTCGCGCGTTACCTTGATGATGCACATAATGAAACACATTATGTGGCGGTAATTGAATCTCTACAAAAAGCCATCGCTGATCCCGAACAAACCTACTCAGGCCAATATATGCAACAGGTGCTTAATTCTGGTTTAGATAATGGCCATTTTGCCTTTGAGCTTGCCAAGCGATATAAAGCATATTTTTCAGAGTCTGATTACAGTGTTTATTCTGAAGCTGAATTTGAGCAAATGGCACAAGAATCTGATCAGCAACGTCTGCAGATTGAACAAAGCGATACGCTCGACTTTAATGCATTCTTGGCCGATTATTTTAAGGCATAA
- a CDS encoding NADP-dependent oxidoreductase, with product MTEQAASQNKAMVIEQFGDTTQLKQFHLPVMAPNDNQVLIKIHNAAINPIDVKTRAGIGFAAAQNKEHLPIGLGYDVCGQIVAVGAAVSEFSIGEVVMGMVGFPLSPGCYQDYRLADRSEIISGSSVQDFSSMSGLCLSGLTALQGLRLLTEDLHLGAHIYINAAGGGVGHLALQIARNLGFEVTAIVSNPDQTFVRSLASYVVSYEQFVEANDAQALFDVAGGARGLKCIAALKTDSQVVTVPTVTAQECIDLANSMNIACQGMLVSSNTADLTQLFLWYQEGQLKLHIDSQFTFSDVAKAHNRVESGLTQGKVILVNSNY from the coding sequence GTGACAGAACAAGCAGCGTCTCAAAATAAAGCCATGGTTATAGAGCAATTTGGTGATACCACCCAACTTAAGCAGTTTCACTTACCTGTGATGGCACCCAATGACAATCAAGTGCTTATTAAAATTCATAATGCAGCGATTAATCCCATTGATGTTAAAACTCGCGCAGGCATTGGATTTGCTGCCGCACAAAATAAAGAGCATTTACCGATTGGATTAGGATACGACGTATGTGGGCAGATCGTTGCTGTTGGTGCTGCAGTGAGCGAGTTTTCTATCGGTGAAGTGGTAATGGGGATGGTGGGTTTTCCACTGAGCCCAGGCTGTTATCAAGATTATCGTTTAGCTGACAGAAGTGAAATTATTTCAGGCAGTTCGGTGCAAGATTTTTCGTCAATGTCAGGTCTTTGTTTATCTGGTCTGACAGCTTTGCAAGGGTTGAGACTTTTAACGGAAGATCTCCACCTTGGTGCTCATATTTATATTAATGCTGCAGGGGGAGGGGTAGGGCATTTAGCTTTGCAAATTGCACGCAACTTAGGGTTTGAAGTGACAGCGATAGTCAGTAACCCAGACCAGACATTTGTTAGATCTCTCGCCTCTTATGTGGTGAGTTATGAGCAATTTGTAGAAGCTAATGACGCACAAGCACTATTTGATGTCGCAGGAGGCGCGCGAGGGCTAAAATGTATCGCAGCCCTAAAAACTGACAGTCAAGTGGTGACTGTGCCAACGGTCACAGCGCAAGAATGCATAGATTTAGCAAACAGCATGAATATCGCTTGCCAAGGCATGTTAGTATCATCCAATACAGCAGACCTAACACAATTATTTCTTTGGTACCAAGAAGGCCAATTAAAATTACATATAGATAGTCAGTTTACTTTTAGCGATGTCGCAAAGGCACACAATAGGGTTGAAAGTGGGTTAACGCAAGGCAAGGTGATATTAGTCAATTCTAATTATTAG
- a CDS encoding DUF4124 domain-containing protein, whose protein sequence is MIKQLAFSFFIFMGCIQTCEAKIKTIYTWQDANGVMHYSQMMPKGIDYTTMDIREPAPPVIEKVESEDKKSSPSLLTDLDKQTYDNCKKSQENLRVLAEFDDVKLIDEQGNETLLTEADKALHQQLAEKKVKLYCQTTL, encoded by the coding sequence ATGATCAAACAATTAGCATTTAGTTTTTTTATTTTCATGGGTTGTATTCAAACTTGTGAAGCTAAAATCAAAACTATTTATACATGGCAAGATGCCAATGGTGTCATGCACTATTCACAAATGATGCCCAAAGGCATCGACTACACTACGATGGATATTCGTGAACCCGCGCCCCCTGTTATCGAAAAAGTCGAATCTGAAGACAAAAAGAGTTCCCCCTCCCTTCTAACTGATTTAGACAAGCAAACCTACGATAACTGTAAAAAATCTCAGGAAAACTTACGCGTTTTGGCCGAATTTGACGACGTTAAACTTATTGATGAGCAAGGCAACGAAACCTTATTAACTGAAGCAGATAAAGCCTTGCATCAACAGTTAGCTGAAAAGAAAGTCAAACTGTATTGTCAGACAACCCTATAA
- the clpB gene encoding ATP-dependent chaperone ClpB, giving the protein MRLDRLTSKFQAALSDAQSLALGRDHQFIEPVHLMYALLQQTGSSVRALLAQAGVSTTEMNSKVSQAIEKLFKVEGIGGDVQLSPNMANLLNLCDKYAQKRKDKFISSEIFILAACEDKGPLGEIFKSFALNASKVETAIQAIRGGQKVDDPNAEDSRQSLEKYTVDLTERAELGKLDPVIGRDDEIRRTIQVLQRRTKNNPVLIGEPGVGKTAIAEGLAQRIINGEVPEGLKDKRVLSLDLGALVAGAKYRGEFEERLKAVLNELAKEEGRVILFIDEIHTIVGAGKSDGAMDAGNMLKPALSRGELHCVGATTLDEYRQYIEKDAALERRFQKVLVEQPNVEDTIAILRGLKERYELHHSVEITDPAIVAAATLSHRYISDRQLPDKAIDLIDEAGSSLRLQIDSKPEVLDKLERKIIQLKLEDNALSKEKDEASQQRLHDIRQQILTLDKQYNELDEVWSAEKASLQGTQVIKTELEQARLDLDVARRASDLQRMSELQYGRIPELERKLDLASQVEMQDMRLLRNKVGENEIAEILSRWTGIPVTKMLQGERSKLLQMEDNLHTKVIGQHEAVTAVANAIRRSRAGLADPNRPIGSFLFLGPTGVGKTELTKALATFLFDTEDAMVRIDMSEFMEKHSVARLVGAPPGYVGYEEGGYLTEAVRRKPYSVILLDEVEKAHPDVFNILLQVLDDGRLTDGQGRTVDFKNTVIIMTSNLGSDVIQEHAINSDYDRLKAMLMEVLATQFRPEFINRIDDTVVFHPLSGEDIKHIADIQLTKLKQRLQGRGYQLLLTDEAMSQLAAAGFDPVFGARPLKRAIQQYIENPLAQTLLAGDFTTGSEFHIDVKDGEFVITVK; this is encoded by the coding sequence ATGCGTTTAGATAGACTCACGAGTAAATTCCAAGCGGCCTTGTCAGATGCTCAATCGTTAGCACTCGGTCGAGATCACCAATTTATTGAACCTGTTCACTTGATGTATGCGTTGTTACAGCAAACAGGCTCGAGTGTGCGTGCTTTACTTGCTCAAGCGGGAGTAAGTACCACTGAAATGAATAGCAAAGTGTCACAAGCAATCGAAAAGCTATTCAAAGTGGAAGGCATTGGTGGGGATGTTCAGTTATCTCCTAACATGGCCAACCTACTTAATTTGTGTGATAAATATGCGCAAAAACGCAAAGACAAGTTTATTTCAAGCGAGATATTCATTCTAGCTGCGTGTGAAGATAAAGGTCCGCTGGGTGAAATATTTAAATCGTTTGCTTTAAATGCCTCTAAAGTCGAAACCGCCATTCAAGCCATTCGTGGCGGGCAAAAAGTTGATGATCCTAATGCGGAAGACTCGCGGCAATCTCTTGAAAAATATACTGTTGATCTAACTGAAAGAGCCGAGTTAGGTAAGTTAGATCCTGTGATAGGCCGAGATGATGAAATTCGTCGTACTATTCAAGTTTTACAGCGTCGCACAAAAAACAATCCGGTCTTAATTGGTGAGCCTGGTGTTGGTAAAACTGCAATTGCGGAAGGATTAGCACAGCGGATCATTAATGGTGAAGTGCCTGAAGGCCTTAAAGATAAGCGCGTGCTGTCTCTTGATTTAGGGGCATTAGTCGCGGGTGCTAAATATCGAGGCGAATTCGAGGAGCGACTCAAAGCCGTGCTCAATGAATTAGCCAAAGAAGAAGGGCGGGTCATTTTATTTATTGACGAAATTCATACCATAGTTGGGGCGGGTAAAAGCGATGGCGCAATGGATGCGGGTAATATGCTCAAACCTGCTTTGTCCCGAGGCGAGCTTCATTGTGTCGGCGCGACGACGTTGGATGAATATCGTCAATATATTGAAAAAGATGCAGCGCTTGAACGACGTTTTCAAAAAGTGCTTGTTGAGCAACCAAATGTTGAAGACACAATTGCAATTTTGCGTGGCTTAAAAGAGCGCTATGAATTACATCATAGTGTAGAAATCACTGATCCTGCGATAGTCGCCGCTGCCACATTGTCTCATCGGTATATTAGCGATCGTCAATTACCTGACAAAGCGATTGACCTGATTGATGAAGCAGGATCTTCTTTAAGGTTACAAATTGATTCTAAACCTGAAGTGCTTGATAAACTTGAGCGTAAAATCATTCAACTCAAACTGGAAGACAACGCGTTATCTAAAGAAAAAGATGAAGCAAGCCAGCAAAGGCTTCATGATATCAGGCAGCAAATTCTGACTTTAGATAAACAATACAATGAATTAGATGAAGTATGGTCTGCAGAAAAAGCTTCATTACAAGGCACACAAGTAATTAAAACTGAGCTTGAACAAGCTCGTTTAGATTTGGATGTTGCACGTCGGGCGAGTGATTTACAGCGCATGTCTGAATTACAATATGGCCGTATTCCAGAACTTGAACGTAAGCTTGATTTAGCATCACAAGTCGAAATGCAAGACATGCGCTTATTAAGAAATAAAGTCGGTGAAAACGAAATTGCCGAAATTTTATCCCGTTGGACCGGGATCCCTGTCACTAAAATGCTGCAAGGCGAGCGAAGCAAGTTGCTGCAAATGGAAGATAACTTACATACCAAAGTGATTGGTCAGCATGAAGCTGTCACTGCTGTTGCAAATGCAATTAGGCGCTCGCGAGCGGGTCTGGCTGATCCTAATCGACCCATAGGCTCATTTTTGTTTTTAGGTCCAACTGGAGTGGGTAAAACAGAGTTAACCAAAGCGCTGGCGACATTTTTGTTTGATACCGAAGATGCGATGGTGCGCATTGATATGTCCGAGTTTATGGAAAAACATTCGGTGGCGCGCTTAGTAGGCGCTCCTCCTGGGTATGTAGGATATGAAGAAGGAGGGTATTTAACCGAGGCCGTACGTCGTAAGCCTTATAGCGTTATTTTACTCGATGAGGTTGAAAAAGCGCACCCAGATGTCTTTAACATCCTATTGCAAGTGTTAGATGATGGCCGATTGACTGATGGCCAAGGTCGGACAGTCGATTTTAAAAATACAGTCATTATTATGACCTCGAATCTGGGTTCTGACGTCATTCAAGAACACGCGATTAATAGTGATTATGATCGTTTAAAAGCGATGTTAATGGAGGTACTTGCAACGCAGTTCAGACCTGAGTTTATTAATCGAATTGATGACACTGTTGTTTTCCATCCGTTATCTGGAGAGGATATCAAACATATTGCTGACATTCAGCTCACCAAGTTAAAGCAGCGTCTTCAGGGGCGTGGTTATCAATTATTGTTAACGGATGAAGCGATGAGTCAACTAGCTGCGGCAGGATTCGATCCAGTTTTTGGGGCAAGGCCGCTCAAGCGTGCTATTCAGCAGTATATTGAAAATCCTTTAGCGCAAACATTATTAGCGGGTGATTTTACAACAGGCAGTGAATTCCATATTGACGTAAAAGACGGTGAGTTTGTTATTACAGTCAAGTAA
- the pgeF gene encoding peptidoglycan editing factor PgeF, translating to MSSNLLHLNWPAAKQVNALSTTRQGGFSKPPFDSFNLGLHVGDDQHDVQKNRTLLTQSLPRTPKWLDQTHSADIIIIDETNYQTYHTSQADGFYTRLFDVPLAIMTADCLPIFLADKQGTQIAIVHGGWRGLAEGIIKNTLSLFSSNPADVIAYLGPAIGPLAFEVGEDVVRSFSGDEFDKCFKKQTNGKFMADIFAIASVQLNALQVEQIYSDKLCTFSDPARFFSYRRDGETGRLAHLIWLSKS from the coding sequence ATGAGTTCTAACTTATTGCACTTGAATTGGCCTGCTGCCAAGCAGGTCAACGCGCTAAGTACCACACGCCAAGGAGGCTTCTCAAAGCCTCCATTTGATAGTTTCAATCTTGGGCTTCATGTTGGTGATGATCAACACGATGTGCAAAAAAATAGAACGTTACTCACCCAATCTCTGCCACGCACACCAAAATGGTTAGATCAAACTCACAGTGCCGATATTATCATTATTGATGAGACTAACTACCAAACCTATCACACATCTCAAGCGGATGGCTTTTATACTCGGTTATTTGATGTTCCTTTAGCAATTATGACCGCAGATTGTTTGCCCATATTTTTAGCCGACAAACAAGGAACGCAAATCGCAATTGTGCATGGTGGTTGGCGTGGTCTAGCAGAAGGGATCATTAAAAACACTTTATCTTTGTTTAGTTCAAATCCAGCAGATGTGATTGCTTACTTAGGTCCTGCAATTGGTCCTTTGGCATTTGAGGTCGGTGAAGATGTTGTTCGCTCTTTTTCCGGTGATGAATTTGATAAGTGTTTTAAAAAACAAACGAATGGCAAGTTTATGGCAGATATCTTTGCTATTGCTTCGGTGCAACTTAACGCTTTGCAGGTTGAACAAATCTATTCTGATAAGTTGTGTACGTTTAGCGACCCAGCTCGGTTTTTTTCTTATCGTCGAGATGGTGAAACAGGCCGATTAGCCCACCTCATTTGGCTTTCAAAATCGTGA
- the rluD gene encoding 23S rRNA pseudouridine(1911/1915/1917) synthase RluD, which translates to MSEQISLSAEVPLELGGKRLDQILAELFPEYSRSRIKTWILDDMVQINGEIKNIPKEKLFGEEQVVISATIEVQREYEAQNIELDIVYEDDDILVINKPEGLVVHPGAGNPDGTVLNALLHHFPEIANVPRAGIVHRLDKDTTGLMVVAKTIPAQTKLVANLQARRNFTREYEAICTGTMTAGGMIDKPIGRHATKRTHMDVIPTGKPAVTHFRVAEKFRAHTRLRLRLETGRTHQIRVHMSYLTHPLVGDQSYNGRPRPPKKATPELFDCLQKFRRQALHAVMLTIEHPITGEVMTWHAPIPADMQYLTEVLREDTQLHGSDEF; encoded by the coding sequence ATGTCTGAGCAAATTTCTTTATCTGCCGAAGTTCCACTAGAACTTGGTGGCAAACGTCTAGACCAAATTCTGGCCGAATTGTTCCCTGAATATTCTCGTTCACGTATAAAAACGTGGATTTTAGATGATATGGTACAAATTAACGGCGAAATTAAAAATATCCCCAAAGAGAAATTGTTTGGTGAAGAGCAAGTGGTGATCAGTGCCACTATTGAAGTGCAAAGAGAATACGAAGCACAGAATATTGAACTTGATATTGTTTATGAAGATGATGATATTCTAGTGATTAACAAACCTGAAGGCCTTGTTGTGCACCCAGGTGCAGGTAATCCAGATGGGACTGTGTTAAATGCACTGTTACATCATTTCCCTGAGATAGCCAATGTGCCAAGAGCGGGCATCGTCCATCGTCTTGATAAAGACACCACCGGACTGATGGTGGTTGCTAAAACGATTCCAGCACAAACCAAATTGGTTGCTAATTTACAAGCGCGCCGTAATTTTACCCGTGAATACGAAGCAATTTGCACAGGAACAATGACAGCCGGTGGCATGATCGATAAACCTATTGGTCGCCACGCCACAAAGCGTACTCATATGGATGTGATCCCAACGGGCAAACCAGCCGTGACGCACTTTCGAGTTGCTGAAAAATTTCGCGCCCATACTCGCTTGCGTTTACGGTTAGAAACTGGCCGTACTCACCAAATTCGTGTTCATATGTCATATTTGACTCACCCGTTAGTCGGTGATCAGTCTTATAATGGCCGTCCTCGCCCACCTAAAAAGGCGACACCAGAGCTGTTTGATTGTTTGCAAAAATTTCGCCGTCAAGCGCTCCATGCTGTGATGTTGACCATTGAGCATCCGATTACTGGAGAGGTGATGACATGGCATGCACCGATACCTGCAGATATGCAATACTTAACCGAGGTGCTACGCGAAGACACACAACTACATGGTAGCGATGAGTTCTAA
- a CDS encoding outer membrane protein assembly factor BamD — MINIKGKRVFGTALILLVLSACSSKPEQEEIERIPNKSAQALYADAKQTLDSGLYIRAIELLSAIDSRYPFGPMSKQVQMDLVYANYQSNNTDNALATIDRFIRLNPNHKDLDYMYYMRGLTNIKADENAFQEYFGVDRADRDPIKTREAFKDLSTLVKQYPASPYAEEGKKRIVWLLNKMARYEIKVATYYFERQAYLAAANRGKYVVENYSQSSYVKEALEIMIKSYDKLGLTDLSSHSKQILQTNAQ, encoded by the coding sequence ATGATAAATATAAAAGGGAAACGTGTATTTGGCACCGCTTTAATCTTGCTAGTGCTCAGTGCATGTTCGTCAAAACCAGAACAAGAAGAAATTGAACGTATTCCTAATAAATCAGCACAAGCCTTATACGCTGATGCTAAACAAACCCTCGATTCGGGCCTATACATCAGAGCCATTGAACTGCTCAGTGCTATCGATTCTCGTTATCCATTTGGGCCTATGTCTAAACAAGTGCAAATGGATTTGGTGTATGCTAATTACCAATCTAATAACACTGATAACGCATTGGCTACAATCGACCGTTTTATTCGTCTTAATCCTAATCATAAAGATCTTGATTATATGTATTACATGCGTGGATTGACTAACATCAAAGCGGATGAAAACGCATTTCAAGAATATTTTGGTGTTGATAGAGCCGACCGCGATCCGATTAAAACCCGTGAAGCGTTTAAAGATTTAAGTACGCTCGTTAAGCAATATCCAGCGAGCCCTTATGCCGAAGAAGGTAAAAAGCGCATCGTTTGGTTACTCAATAAAATGGCCCGCTATGAAATCAAAGTAGCGACCTACTACTTCGAGCGTCAAGCCTATTTAGCGGCAGCCAATCGTGGTAAGTACGTAGTTGAAAACTACTCGCAAAGTAGCTATGTCAAAGAAGCGCTAGAAATCATGATTAAAAGTTATGACAAGCTAGGCTTAACAGATTTGAGTAGCCATTCAAAACAAATATTGCAGACTAATGCACAATAA
- the glnB gene encoding nitrogen regulatory protein P-II, translating to MKKIEAIIKPFKLDDVREALSEIDITGMTVCEVKGFGRQKGHTELYRGAEYMVDFLPKVKLDIVLADEDVDRAIDVILKTAQTGKIGDGKIFVTDIERVVRIRTGEEDEAAI from the coding sequence ATGAAAAAAATTGAAGCCATTATTAAACCTTTTAAACTTGATGATGTGCGCGAAGCATTGTCTGAAATTGACATTACTGGCATGACAGTATGTGAAGTCAAAGGATTTGGACGCCAAAAAGGTCATACTGAGTTATATCGCGGTGCTGAATACATGGTTGATTTTCTGCCAAAAGTTAAGCTTGATATCGTCCTTGCTGATGAAGATGTCGATCGTGCTATTGATGTGATTCTTAAAACGGCGCAAACAGGTAAAATTGGTGATGGCAAAATTTTTGTTACTGATATTGAGCGTGTTGTTCGGATCAGAACTGGCGAAGAAGATGAAGCAGCGATTTAG
- a CDS encoding GspH/FimT family pseudopilin, which produces MQLKNRGFTLLELMVGIAIMGIIGSIAMMNFGTMLEGDRAQNFVTEFTKNLKFARAKASSVDEIVIVCPLNSSNTCDTDWISNQVVVFVDNNNDGKRDASEQILRTMDKLHSTDKFLHTSGSGAISYNGQGRIAGAHTFVYCPNGKADNNAVFEITASGKTWNAGRSSAACTS; this is translated from the coding sequence ATGCAGTTAAAAAATAGAGGTTTTACTCTTTTAGAGCTTATGGTCGGGATTGCGATCATGGGTATAATTGGTAGCATTGCAATGATGAATTTCGGCACAATGCTAGAAGGTGATCGCGCGCAAAACTTCGTCACAGAGTTTACTAAAAACCTGAAGTTTGCCCGAGCCAAAGCGTCATCTGTTGACGAAATCGTTATTGTCTGCCCGCTTAATAGCAGTAATACTTGTGATACTGACTGGATAAGCAATCAAGTTGTAGTGTTTGTCGACAATAATAATGATGGGAAAAGAGATGCATCAGAACAAATCCTCCGTACCATGGATAAATTACACAGTACTGATAAGTTTCTGCATACATCGGGATCCGGTGCAATTAGTTATAACGGACAAGGGCGTATAGCCGGCGCGCATACATTTGTGTACTGCCCCAATGGAAAAGCCGATAATAACGCAGTGTTCGAAATAACCGCATCAGGAAAAACTTGGAATGCGGGTCGTAGCTCAGCCGCTTGCACATCCTAA
- a CDS encoding GspH/FimT family pseudopilin has translation MKSTQAAFTLIELMVSMLILSILLMITTPSFGNLLAQNRQSNHISLIKTTLATARGTAISHDTSVTICPLDGPQCTNNWHEEIYVFIDANHNKFFDSDDFIIGMIESIPKSDSLTYPRNAITYRADASIAGFQSGSFVYCIKDKPEILGKRITVSQAGRYRTRDTDCQGK, from the coding sequence ATGAAGAGTACTCAAGCAGCATTTACCTTAATAGAATTAATGGTATCAATGCTTATTTTATCAATTTTACTAATGATAACCACCCCCTCATTCGGTAACTTGCTAGCGCAAAATCGCCAATCGAATCATATCAGTTTAATCAAAACGACATTAGCTACCGCACGTGGCACAGCAATCAGTCATGATACATCGGTGACCATTTGCCCTTTAGATGGGCCTCAATGCACAAACAATTGGCACGAGGAAATCTATGTCTTCATAGATGCTAATCACAATAAGTTTTTTGATAGTGATGATTTTATAATCGGCATGATTGAATCCATACCTAAGAGTGACTCTCTCACTTATCCAAGAAATGCCATTACATATCGAGCCGATGCAAGTATTGCAGGATTCCAATCAGGCAGTTTTGTTTATTGTATTAAGGATAAACCAGAGATATTAGGTAAGCGAATAACGGTTAGCCAAGCAGGCCGATATCGTACTCGTGATACAGATTGTCAGGGTAAATAA
- a CDS encoding type IV pilin protein, translating into MKQRGFTLIEVMISVVIVGILLAIAIPNYSDYVKRGARTEAKTALLDIANKQEQFYVDNHQYTATLSNLGVASTSETGLYTISVATASSDTEFTVTATAASGIALKDDECKTFTITQTGAKGYTGSGPCW; encoded by the coding sequence ATGAAACAACGTGGTTTTACCCTGATAGAAGTCATGATTTCGGTTGTTATTGTGGGGATTTTACTCGCAATTGCGATCCCTAATTACAGTGATTATGTCAAAAGAGGGGCGCGAACTGAGGCTAAAACAGCCTTATTAGATATTGCTAATAAGCAAGAGCAATTTTATGTCGATAATCATCAATATACAGCAACATTAAGTAATTTGGGTGTCGCATCAACATCTGAAACGGGTTTATATACAATTTCAGTTGCAACAGCATCAAGTGATACAGAGTTTACAGTAACGGCTACAGCAGCCAGTGGTATTGCATTAAAAGATGACGAATGCAAAACGTTTACTATTACTCAAACTGGGGCAAAAGGTTACACTGGTTCAGGCCCTTGCTGGTAG